The region TGGGAATTATTGTTGAAAAAACATAATATTGTTGCTTCTGGAAACCATTAAAATGGTTAATAATGAGGTATTATTGTTACCCACGATTAAAATCGTGGGCTTCCCTTCCCAGTGATAAGAACAAATAAATGAGTCAGAAGCCCACAAATTCATTTGTGGGTATAAAAAGACAACCTGATAAATTTGAACCGTTTTAACGGTTTTTTAAAAAAGGAATAAAAAATGGCAAATCAAGTAATACAAACAGATTTTTTTAAAAGAAATGCCAAGATACTTATTATTGATGATGAGCAGGACACTCTAAATATTTTTCGCCGTCAATTAGAAGATGAATATGAAATAGACACAGCTGATTCGGCAGTTTTAGCTATTGAAAAGCTAAAAAAAGAAGTATACCATATAGCAATGACAGATTTGGTGATGCCGGGTGAAGATGGTCTTGAACTTATGAAAACAATTAAGGAGAAATGGCCCCAGGTTGCTGTAATAGTAATAAGTGGAAAGGCTTCCATTAGTATGGCAGTTGAAGCAATGAAATTAGGGGCAGAAGAGTTTATTGAAAAACCTGTAGAAGACCTTGACCTACTTAAACTAACGATTGAAAAAATTTTGAAAGCAAGATGGCAATCTGAAGAAATTGAAAGACTGCGTCGTATATTATCTCAGGGATTTGATAGAAAAAATATTGTAGGTAATAGCTTTGCAATACAAAAAGTGATGGAAAAAGTAAAAAGAATTGCTCCTCTTGATGCTACAGTCCTGATAACTGGTGAAACTGGTGTTGGTAAAGAACTATTCGCAGAATTAGTTTATAAAAATAGCAAAAGGAAAGATGAAAAGTTCGTTACCGTAAACTGCGGAGGTTTACCTGAAAATCTATTGGAAAGCATTCTGTTCGGACATAAAAAAGGTGCATTTACTGATGCTATTAGAGATAAAATCGGTTATTTTCAAGAAGCAGATAAAGGGACTTTATTCTTAGATGAAATTACAGAAACATCTCAAGCATTCCAAATAAAATTACTTCATGCTCTGGAAAAAGGTGTGATAAGACAGGTTGGAGGAGATAAAGATATTGAAGTTGATGTAAGAATTATCACAGCAACTAATAAGAACATTGAAGAAGAGGTTAAGAATGAAAACTTTAGAGAAGATTTATATTATAGATTGAATGTTATCAATATAAATATTCCACCTCTTAGAGAAAGGGTTGAAGATATTAAACTGCTTGCAAATGCTTTTG is a window of Candidatus Cloacimonadota bacterium DNA encoding:
- a CDS encoding sigma-54 dependent transcriptional regulator, which gives rise to MANQVIQTDFFKRNAKILIIDDEQDTLNIFRRQLEDEYEIDTADSAVLAIEKLKKEVYHIAMTDLVMPGEDGLELMKTIKEKWPQVAVIVISGKASISMAVEAMKLGAEEFIEKPVEDLDLLKLTIEKILKARWQSEEIERLRRILSQGFDRKNIVGNSFAIQKVMEKVKRIAPLDATVLITGETGVGKELFAELVYKNSKRKDEKFVTVNCGGLPENLLESILFGHKKGAFTDAIRDKIGYFQEADKGTLFLDEITETSQAFQIKLLHALEKGVIRQVGGDKDIEVDVRIITATNKNIEEEVKNENFREDLYYRLNVININIPPLRERVEDIKLLANAFVNEFAERYDKKGLQLSEPVMSILLSGEWKGNIRELRNAMEHAVALASHNKIIPEDLPDHIYLNKIPSKNMSAQNFMHLPFAEAKEEFEKSYIEGLMKNCNGDVTKAANISQIKRQNIYDKFKKYEIDINRYRKNNDS